A single region of the Sphingobium sp. TKS genome encodes:
- a CDS encoding MarC family protein codes for MTELFISAFVTLFVVIDPPGCAPIYASLTTGATMAQRRGMAIRAVGIAAAILLLFALWGKQLLGVLGIELDSFRIAGGIMLFIIAMDMVFEKRTQRREDRAQKIAETPEVEDVSVFPMAMPMIAGPGSIATVMLLMSRAEGISERLVVIGAVVVTLMLMLGSLLAAGPIMALLGAKIEAVITRLLGVLLAALAAQFVIDGLKASF; via the coding sequence ATGACGGAGCTGTTCATCTCCGCCTTCGTCACGCTGTTCGTGGTGATCGATCCACCGGGCTGCGCGCCGATCTATGCCAGCCTCACCACCGGCGCGACCATGGCTCAGCGGCGCGGCATGGCGATTCGCGCCGTAGGCATCGCGGCGGCGATCCTCCTGCTGTTCGCGCTCTGGGGCAAGCAGTTGCTCGGCGTGCTGGGGATCGAGCTGGACAGCTTCCGCATTGCGGGCGGGATCATGCTGTTCATTATCGCCATGGACATGGTGTTTGAAAAGCGCACCCAGCGGCGTGAGGACCGGGCGCAGAAGATCGCGGAAACGCCGGAAGTCGAAGATGTGTCGGTCTTTCCCATGGCGATGCCGATGATCGCCGGGCCGGGATCGATCGCCACGGTCATGCTGCTGATGTCGCGCGCTGAGGGGATCAGCGAACGGCTGGTCGTGATCGGCGCGGTGGTCGTGACGTTGATGCTGATGCTGGGATCGCTGCTGGCGGCCGGGCCGATCATGGCGCTGCTGGGCGCCAAGATCGAGGCGGTGATCACCCGGCTGCTCGGCGTATTGCTGGCGGCGCTGGCCGCGCAGTTCGTGATCGACGGGCTGAAGGCAAGTTTTTAG
- the ykgO gene encoding type B 50S ribosomal protein L36, with product MKIRNSLKSLKGRHRDNRVIRRRGRTYVINKTNRRFKARQG from the coding sequence ATGAAGATCCGCAATTCGCTCAAGTCGCTCAAGGGCCGTCACCGGGATAACCGCGTGATCCGCCGTCGCGGCCGCACCTATGTCATCAACAAGACCAACCGCCGCTTCAAGGCCCGCCAGGGCTGA
- a CDS encoding M14 family metallopeptidase: protein MSISITSAFDSGNIRVISLDDSPAGVRAELEIVKDRQSDFYQWFHFRVAGVAGREVELAITNCGASAYPDGWPGYKARLSEDRENWLLVDTSYADGTLTIRLSPDVNAVWLAYFAPYSMERHHDLVAWAASQPGVEHRELGLTLDKQPLDLLVVGEGPKKVWLYARQHPGESMAEWWMEGALERLCDEEDAVARLLRKKATFYIVPNMNPDGSRRGHLRTNAAGINLNREWHEPSMEKSPEVFLVRGAMDEVGVDFAMDVHGDEAIAAVFLAGFEGIPSITERQLTLYRRYRDTLAARTPDFQTKKGYPSAPEGKANLSMSTNQLAERFGAVAMTLEMPFKDNDDLPDADFGWSPARSIQLAKDCLGVLVEMIGEI, encoded by the coding sequence ATGAGCATCTCCATCACCAGCGCTTTCGACAGCGGCAATATTCGCGTTATTTCCCTTGATGATAGCCCGGCAGGCGTTCGCGCCGAGCTGGAGATCGTCAAGGACCGGCAGAGCGACTTCTACCAATGGTTCCACTTCCGCGTGGCTGGCGTGGCCGGGCGGGAAGTCGAGCTGGCGATCACCAATTGCGGCGCGTCGGCCTATCCCGATGGCTGGCCCGGCTACAAGGCGCGGCTCAGCGAGGATCGGGAGAACTGGCTGCTGGTGGACACCAGCTATGCCGATGGGACGCTGACGATTCGCCTGTCGCCGGATGTCAATGCGGTCTGGCTCGCCTATTTCGCGCCCTATTCGATGGAGCGGCACCATGATCTGGTCGCCTGGGCTGCGTCCCAGCCGGGGGTGGAGCATCGGGAACTGGGGCTGACGCTCGACAAGCAGCCGCTCGACCTGCTGGTGGTGGGCGAGGGGCCGAAGAAGGTCTGGCTCTATGCCCGGCAGCATCCGGGCGAGAGCATGGCCGAATGGTGGATGGAAGGCGCGCTGGAGCGGCTCTGTGATGAGGAGGATGCCGTGGCGCGGCTGCTGCGGAAAAAGGCGACCTTCTACATCGTGCCGAACATGAATCCCGATGGCAGCCGTCGCGGGCATTTGCGGACCAATGCGGCGGGGATCAACCTCAACCGCGAATGGCATGAGCCATCAATGGAGAAGAGTCCCGAGGTTTTCCTCGTGCGGGGGGCGATGGACGAGGTCGGGGTGGACTTTGCCATGGACGTGCATGGCGATGAGGCGATCGCGGCCGTGTTCCTGGCCGGGTTCGAGGGGATTCCCTCGATCACCGAGCGACAGTTGACCCTATATCGCCGTTACCGCGATACGCTCGCTGCCCGGACGCCTGATTTTCAGACGAAGAAGGGCTATCCTTCCGCGCCGGAGGGCAAGGCGAACCTGTCCATGTCCACCAACCAGTTGGCCGAGCGCTTCGGCGCGGTGGCGATGACGCTGGAAATGCCGTTCAAGGATAATGACGACCTGCCCGATGCGGACTTCGGCTGGTCGCCGGCGCGGTCGATCCAGCTCGCCAAGGATTGTCTGGGTGTGCTGGTGGAGATGATCGGAGAGATCTGA
- a CDS encoding DUF4136 domain-containing protein — protein MLKKIAFPSLLALSLSACATAIPAVEVTRFHIDNPARSGTVAIEEMAGNPDVGLEFRTYAAAVDQELQRVGFTPAREGAKSDYVALVGFRRIFREPSSYGANGKPVSVGVGGAVGSGGYSGLGLGIGINLSGKPKGQVITELQVQIRRRADSTTIWEGRAQTEAREGTPASQPGLAAQKLAAALIGGYPGESGRTITVK, from the coding sequence ATGTTGAAAAAGATCGCCTTTCCTTCCCTGTTGGCCCTTTCCCTGAGCGCCTGCGCCACGGCCATTCCGGCGGTGGAGGTGACGCGATTCCATATCGACAATCCGGCGCGCAGCGGGACGGTCGCCATTGAGGAAATGGCGGGCAATCCCGATGTCGGCCTTGAATTCCGCACCTATGCCGCCGCCGTGGACCAGGAATTGCAGCGGGTGGGCTTCACCCCCGCCAGGGAAGGGGCGAAGAGCGACTATGTCGCGCTGGTGGGCTTCCGCCGAATCTTCCGCGAACCCAGCAGCTATGGCGCCAATGGCAAGCCGGTGAGCGTCGGCGTGGGTGGGGCCGTGGGCAGCGGCGGCTATTCGGGGCTTGGCCTGGGCATCGGCATCAATCTGTCGGGCAAGCCCAAGGGGCAGGTGATCACGGAATTGCAGGTGCAGATCCGCCGCCGGGCCGATTCGACCACCATCTGGGAAGGCCGCGCGCAGACCGAGGCGCGTGAAGGAACGCCCGCCTCTCAACCCGGTCTGGCGGCGCAGAAGCTCGCGGCGGCGCTTATCGGGGGCTATCCGGGAGAATCGGGCCGGACTATAACCGTCAAATGA